In Papilio machaon chromosome W, ilPapMach1.1, whole genome shotgun sequence, a single genomic region encodes these proteins:
- the LOC123723285 gene encoding piggyBac transposable element-derived protein 3-like isoform X2 has product MANDRPLAAHEILDALENVSDNEEDYRERLICILPPPVDPDCLTDEDSGEEDNVTLNNLPRNILLQPAEVMIQGQIMVSDTEEEPSDSTGRTKRRRTYAWRKRDLAKNPVNWPDVQGACQDKRPIEWFENFLDEDVISLLVSESNKYAVKKNLPGDITTEDMKCFIGILLVSG; this is encoded by the exons ATGGCAAATGACAG ACCGTTAGCTGCGCATGAAATTTTAGATGCTTTAGAAAATGTTTCTGATAATGAAGAAGATTATAGAGAACGACTGATATGTATTCTACCTCCTCCTGTTGATCCTGACTGTCTCACTGACGAAGATTCGGGTGAAGAAGATAATGTAACTTTGAATAATTTGCCACGAAACATTCTGCTTCAACCGGCTGAAGTAATGATTCAAGGGCAGATTATGGTGAGTGATACAGAAGAAGAACCTTCTGATTCTACAGGTCGAACTAAACGTAGGCGTACCTACGCATGGAGAAAACGGGACTTGGCAAAAAATCCCGTGAATTGGCCAGATGTTCAAGGCGCTTGCCAAGATAAGCGCCCAATTGAGTGGTTTGAAAACTTCTTAGATGAAGATGTTATTTCGTTGTTGGTGTCAGAGAGCAATAAATATGCTGTCAAAAAGAATTTGCCTGGAGACATAACCACTGAAGATATGAAATGTTTCATCGGCATATTGTTGGTTAGTGGTTAA
- the LOC123723285 gene encoding piggyBac transposable element-derived protein 3-like isoform X1, whose product MIRDRFDFIFRHLHVNDNLDLQDKYTKVRPLVTLLNKKFLEFSPLEEHYSVDEAMIPYYGRHGCKQHIKGKPIRYGFKAWVGAERLGYVLWMEPYQGATTMCNPIYKELGLGASVVLTFCDVLISRGFDLPYHVVFDNFFTGTPLLEEITKKGLRCTGTVRENRTSSCPLITSKLLKKKERGAVDYRTTHDNTFIIAKWHDNNIFSIASNAVGINPKQSAKRFSQSEKRNIVIEEPHMVSIYNKYMGGVDRSDENISHYRIGIRGKKWYMPLLTHMIDLAEHNAWQLYKINHGKLDHLGFRRRVAIALIESNRKNAKRGPSRPSHHEYADSRKDQMNHLVIPQSKQTHCRQCHKKCLTRCKKCDVGVCVKCFETYHS is encoded by the coding sequence ATGATTAGGGATAGATTTGACTTTATTTTTCGCCACCTTCATGTCAATGATAATCTGGATTTGCAAGACAAATACACAAAAGTACGCCCCTTAGTTACActtctaaataaaaagttcttaGAGTTTTCTCCTCTTGAAGAGCATTACAGTGTAGATGAGGCCATGATCCCCTACTATGGTAGACATGGCTGCAAACAGCACATAAAAGGTAAACCTATTAGGTACGGGTTCAAAGCTTGGGTTGGTGCTGAACGGTTAGGGTATGTTTTATGGATGGAACCATACCAAGGTGCTACAACTATGTGCAATCCAATATATAAAGAATTGGGGCTGGGTGCAAGCGTTGTTCTCACTTTTTGCGATGTGCTGATTTCACGTGGCTTCGACCTTCCTTACCACGtagtttttgataatttttttactgggACGCCCTTGCTGGAAGAGATAACAAAGAAAGGCCTTCGTTGCACTGGGACAGTTCGAGAAAACAGGACATCTAGTTGTCCTCTGATTACATCAAAGTTACTGAAAAAAAAGGAACGTGGTGCTGTCGATTACAGAACGACACATGACAACACGTTCATTATTGCTAAATGGCATGACAATAATATATTCAGTATTGCTTCTAATGCTGTAGGAATAAATCCTAAACAATCTGCCAAACGCTTCTCACAAAGTGAAAAGAGAAACATTGTCATAGAAGAACCGCATATGGTGTCCAtctataacaaatatatgGGAGGAGTGGATCGGTctgatgaaaatatttcacattACCGAATTGGTATACGAGGTAAGAAATGGTACATGCCGTTGCTCACACACATGATTGATCTTGCCGAACATAATGCATGgcagttatataaaataaatcatggaAAACTGGATCATCTTGGCTTTCGCAGAAGGGTAGCAATTGCTTTGATTGAATCAAACAGAAAAAATGCCAAAAGAGGGCCTAGCCGACCCTCCCATCATGAATATGCTGATAGTCGTAAAGACCAAATGAATCATCTGGTTATTCCTCAATCGAAGCAAACACACTGTCGTCAATGtcacaaaaaatgtttgacaCGTTGCAAGAAATGTGATGTTGGAGTGTGTGTCAAGTGTTTTGAAACATATCATTCATAA
- the LOC123722993 gene encoding uncharacterized protein LOC123722993: MDQLRVLINVKDQFRSLVNVMDQLRVLINVKDQFRSLINVMDQLRVLINVKDQFRSLVNVMDQLRVLINVKDQFRSLVNVMDQLRVLINVKDQFRSLVNVMDQLRVLINVKDQLGH, from the coding sequence ATGGATCAGCTTAGGGTACTGATCAACGTCAAGGATCAGTTTAGGTCGCTGGTCAACGTCATGGATCAGCTTAGGGTACTGATCAACGTCAAGGATCAGTTTAGGTCGCTGATCAACGTCATGGATCAGCTTAGGGTACTGATCAACGTCAAGGATCAGTTTAGGTCGCTGGTCAACGTCATGGATCAGCTTAGGGTACTGATCAACGTCAAGGATCAGTTTAGGTCGCTGGTCAACGTCATGGATCAGCTTAGGGTACTGATCAACGTCAAGGATCAGTTTAGGTCGCTGGTCAACGTCATGGATCAGCTTAGGGTATTGATCAACGTCAAGGATCAGTTAGGCCACTGA